The following proteins are encoded in a genomic region of Desulfuromonadales bacterium:
- the ffh gene encoding signal recognition particle protein encodes MFDNLTEKFESVFKKLRGHGRLTEENIQEALREVRLVLLEADVNFRVVKDFVAAVRERAVGQEVLKSLTPAQQVIKVVREELGRLMGEGVENHLDLAARPPVPIMLCGLQGAGKTTTCGKLALKLRKEKRNPLLVPADIYRPAAIEQLKTVGRQLGIPVFDSHAGLDPVAICEAARRFAELNGYDTLILDTAGRLHVDETLMDELVRIKASLAPREILLVADAMTGQDAVNVAESFDRKLALTGVILTKLDGDARGGAALSIRAVTGKTIKLVGLGEKMDALEVFHPDRMAQRILGMGDVLSLIEKAQSAIDQDQAAAMQKQLRQEGFNLETFRDQLKTIKKMGSMESILKLIPGAGKALGQAQGMQLPDKELKKVEAIINSMTPAERRDHRILNGSRRLRIARGSGTSVQDVNVLIKRFTEAQKMMKKMQQLGPKGLKGLMGRGGGLPF; translated from the coding sequence ATGTTCGACAATCTGACGGAAAAATTCGAATCGGTTTTCAAGAAACTGCGCGGCCATGGCCGGCTGACCGAAGAGAATATACAGGAAGCTTTACGTGAAGTCCGTCTGGTCCTCCTGGAGGCCGATGTCAACTTCCGCGTGGTCAAGGACTTTGTTGCCGCCGTCCGTGAGCGGGCGGTCGGGCAGGAGGTCCTGAAGAGCCTCACTCCGGCCCAGCAGGTCATCAAGGTGGTGCGCGAGGAACTCGGGCGCCTGATGGGCGAGGGGGTGGAGAATCATCTCGATCTGGCCGCCCGGCCGCCGGTGCCGATCATGCTCTGTGGTCTGCAGGGCGCCGGCAAGACGACCACCTGTGGCAAGCTGGCGCTCAAGCTGCGCAAGGAAAAACGCAACCCGCTGCTGGTGCCGGCCGACATCTACCGGCCGGCGGCCATCGAGCAGCTCAAGACGGTGGGCCGGCAACTCGGTATTCCGGTTTTCGACTCGCACGCCGGGCTGGATCCGGTCGCCATCTGCGAGGCGGCGCGCCGTTTCGCAGAGCTCAACGGCTACGACACGCTGATTCTCGATACCGCCGGACGTCTGCACGTCGACGAGACGCTGATGGATGAGTTGGTGCGGATCAAGGCTTCCCTCGCGCCGCGGGAAATTCTGCTGGTCGCTGACGCCATGACCGGTCAGGACGCAGTGAACGTGGCCGAGAGTTTCGACCGCAAGCTTGCGCTCACCGGTGTCATTCTCACCAAGCTGGACGGTGATGCCCGGGGTGGCGCAGCTCTCTCCATCCGGGCGGTGACCGGCAAGACGATAAAACTGGTTGGCCTCGGCGAGAAGATGGATGCCCTCGAGGTATTCCATCCCGACCGCATGGCGCAGCGCATTCTCGGCATGGGGGATGTGCTCTCGCTGATCGAAAAGGCGCAGTCCGCCATCGACCAGGATCAGGCGGCAGCCATGCAGAAGCAACTGCGTCAGGAGGGGTTCAATCTCGAGACCTTTCGCGATCAGCTCAAGACGATCAAGAAAATGGGCTCGATGGAGTCTATCCTCAAACTGATTCCCGGCGCCGGAAAGGCCCTCGGTCAGGCCCAGGGAATGCAGTTGCCTGACAAGGAGCTGAAGAAGGTCGAGGCGATTATCAACTCCATGACTCCTGCCGAGCGGCGGGACCATCGCATCCTCAACGGCTCGCGCCGGCTACGCATCGCTCGCGGCAGCGGCACTTCGGTGCAGGACGTGAACGTGCTGATCAAGCGCTTTACCGAAGCACAGAAGATGATGAAAAAAATGCAGCAACTTGGACCCAAGGGACTCAAGGGGCTGATGGGACGCGGCGGCGGATTGCCGTTTTGA
- the rpsP gene encoding 30S ribosomal protein S16, whose amino-acid sequence MSVKIRLARGGAKKKPFYQVVVADERSPRDGRFVENLGQYDPKQNPPMVSLQEERTLEWLQKGAQPTDTVRQLLRQQGIWAKFKQPKEA is encoded by the coding sequence ATGTCCGTGAAAATCAGACTGGCCCGCGGCGGCGCCAAGAAAAAACCTTTCTACCAGGTAGTGGTCGCCGATGAGCGCTCCCCGCGCGACGGCCGTTTCGTCGAAAACCTGGGTCAGTACGACCCCAAGCAGAATCCCCCGATGGTTTCCCTGCAAGAGGAGCGCACTCTCGAGTGGCTGCAGAAGGGCGCCCAGCCCACGGATACCGTGCGGCAATTGCTGCGCCAGCAGGGGATCTGGGCCAAATTCAAGCAGCCGAAAGAGGCCTAA
- a CDS encoding KH domain-containing protein, giving the protein MKELIEFIAKSLVEHPEAVTISEEQGEDGSILVKLAAAQEDMGRIIGKQGRTAKAMRTLLNAKATRVNKRATLQIME; this is encoded by the coding sequence ATGAAAGAACTCATCGAATTCATCGCCAAATCCCTGGTGGAACATCCCGAAGCGGTGACCATCTCCGAGGAGCAGGGTGAGGATGGCAGCATCCTCGTCAAGTTGGCTGCGGCTCAGGAGGACATGGGGAGGATCATCGGTAAGCAGGGGCGAACTGCCAAGGCCATGCGCACACTGCTCAACGCCAAGGCTACGCGGGTCAACAAGCGCGCTACCCTGCAGATCATGGAGTGA
- the rimM gene encoding ribosome maturation factor RimM (Essential for efficient processing of 16S rRNA), producing MVAAADELLRLGVVTGTHGLRGDLKVHPITDEPSALLAAREVCLRGRQGELIPCRVAAVKAHKGSVLLRLQGFENIDAAQTMVGCEVLMPRGELPALTDDEFYWFELEGLSVVDRRRGNLGVLEEMFSTAAHDIYVVRGRYGEVLIPAVKEFIVEIDRDGRRMLVDLPDGLVPEKDEI from the coding sequence ATGGTCGCTGCGGCTGATGAGCTTCTGCGTTTGGGGGTGGTGACCGGGACCCACGGACTGCGTGGTGATCTTAAGGTGCATCCGATTACGGATGAGCCGTCGGCGCTGCTCGCTGCTCGTGAAGTCTGCCTCCGTGGTCGGCAGGGCGAACTCATTCCCTGTCGGGTGGCTGCGGTAAAGGCTCACAAGGGTAGTGTGCTGCTGAGATTGCAGGGGTTCGAAAATATCGATGCAGCTCAGACGATGGTGGGGTGTGAGGTGCTGATGCCCCGCGGTGAGCTTCCTGCGTTGACGGATGATGAGTTTTACTGGTTTGAACTGGAGGGGCTGAGCGTCGTCGATCGGCGCCGTGGCAATCTCGGTGTCCTTGAGGAGATGTTCAGTACCGCCGCGCATGACATCTACGTGGTGCGCGGTCGCTACGGTGAGGTTCTGATTCCGGCGGTGAAGGAGTTCATCGTGGAAATCGACCGTGACGGACGGCGCATGCTGGTCGATCTCCCCGACGGTCTTGTCCCGGAAAAAGATGAAATTTGA
- the trmD gene encoding tRNA (guanosine(37)-N1)-methyltransferase TrmD, protein MKFDVLTLFPGMFTSPLQESILGRAVERGLIRFAAHNLRNWAEGRHKVTDDTPCGGGDGMVMKPEPVARALTALRSDSPASRVLLMTPQGKRFDQREAWALAQEPGLIFVCGRYEGFDERIRSLVDAEYSLGDFVLTGGELPAMVMIDAIARLLPEVLGSSGSALGDSFSDGLLEYPHYTRPVEFLGMRVPEVLLSGNHAAIASWRRREQLKRTLQRRPDLLATARLTDADRRILDELRHEMQGEGA, encoded by the coding sequence ATGAAATTTGACGTTCTGACCCTCTTTCCCGGCATGTTCACGTCGCCCCTGCAAGAGAGCATTCTCGGCCGGGCGGTGGAGCGGGGGTTGATCCGGTTTGCCGCTCACAATCTCCGGAACTGGGCCGAAGGCCGGCACAAGGTGACCGACGATACTCCCTGCGGCGGCGGCGACGGCATGGTCATGAAGCCGGAGCCGGTTGCCCGGGCGCTGACGGCTTTGCGATCGGATTCACCCGCCTCGCGGGTTCTGCTGATGACCCCGCAGGGCAAGCGGTTTGACCAGCGCGAGGCCTGGGCCCTGGCGCAGGAGCCGGGGTTGATTTTTGTGTGCGGCCGCTACGAAGGCTTTGACGAGCGTATTCGCTCTCTGGTGGATGCCGAGTATTCGTTGGGGGACTTTGTCCTCACCGGCGGCGAGCTGCCCGCCATGGTGATGATCGATGCCATCGCCCGGCTGCTGCCGGAGGTGCTGGGGAGCAGCGGCAGTGCCCTGGGAGATTCCTTCTCGGATGGCCTGCTTGAATATCCGCATTACACGCGCCCCGTCGAATTCCTGGGCATGCGGGTGCCGGAAGTGCTGCTTTCCGGCAACCACGCGGCCATCGCCAGTTGGCGCCGCCGTGAACAGCTGAAACGGACGCTGCAGCGGCGTCCGGACCTGCTGGCCACGGCCAGGCTGACGGATGCAGATCGACGGATTCTCGACGAACTGCGACACGAAATGCAGGGCGAAGGAGCATGA
- a CDS encoding RNA methyltransferase has protein sequence MSRQPLAVALVHHPVLDRRGDRVTTAVTNLDLHDIARTARTYGVCRYYVVTPVAEQQLLIARILDHWREGFGAGYNPDRGEALSLVTMTADLEAALADWRAQAGSAALPVLTGASRSDGISFATCRALAQEHPLLLVFGTGWGLAPELFERDWPVLAPVRGAGDYNHLPVRAAAAIILDRLVGEMCS, from the coding sequence ATGAGCAGGCAACCGCTGGCGGTGGCCCTGGTCCATCATCCGGTTCTCGACCGGCGCGGCGACCGGGTAACGACGGCGGTCACCAATCTCGATCTGCACGACATCGCCCGGACGGCCCGCACCTACGGCGTCTGCCGTTATTATGTCGTCACTCCGGTCGCGGAACAGCAGCTGTTGATCGCCCGCATCCTCGACCATTGGCGTGAAGGTTTCGGTGCCGGCTACAACCCGGACCGCGGCGAGGCCCTGTCGCTGGTGACGATGACAGCTGATCTGGAGGCCGCCCTGGCAGACTGGCGGGCACAGGCGGGCTCTGCGGCGTTGCCGGTACTGACGGGGGCGTCCCGATCTGACGGCATATCGTTCGCCACCTGTCGCGCCTTGGCGCAGGAGCACCCGCTGCTGCTTGTGTTCGGCACCGGCTGGGGGCTGGCGCCCGAACTGTTCGAGCGGGACTGGCCGGTACTGGCGCCGGTGCGCGGGGCTGGTGACTACAATCATCTGCCGGTGCGGGCCGCCGCGGCCATCATTCTCGATCGTCTGGTCGGCGAAATGTGCAGCTGA
- the rplS gene encoding 50S ribosomal protein L19 yields MNIIDRLGMEHIKKNIPIFKAGDTLRVHVKIVEGDKQRIQVYQGVCIKRMNNGAGSTFTVRKISDGVGVERVFALHSPAVEKIEVMTIGHVRRAKLYYLRKLQGKAARIREKRYA; encoded by the coding sequence ATGAATATCATCGATCGTCTGGGCATGGAACACATTAAAAAGAACATCCCGATCTTCAAGGCGGGGGACACCCTGCGGGTGCACGTCAAGATTGTCGAGGGTGACAAACAGCGCATCCAGGTCTATCAGGGTGTCTGTATCAAACGGATGAACAACGGCGCCGGCTCCACCTTCACTGTGCGCAAGATCTCTGACGGCGTCGGGGTTGAGAGGGTGTTTGCCCTCCACTCCCCTGCCGTCGAGAAGATCGAGGTGATGACGATTGGCCACGTTCGCCGGGCCAAGCTCTACTATCTGCGCAAACTGCAGGGCAAGGCGGCCAGGATTCGCGAGAAGCGCTACGCCTGA
- a CDS encoding ribonuclease HII translates to MTLDLFPRVERSPLQFESRTRALGYRLIAGVDEAGRGPLAGPVVAAAVILPEQFELPGLNDSKQLSAAVRQRLFFQIRQQAAVGVGIVAAAEIDELNILQATLKAMSLAVRRLRQAADYLLVDGITPVPLPLPQKTIRQGDARSASIAAASIMAKVVRDRMMIAYDRLYPGYGFAGHKGYGSAQHLETIARLGPSPLHRRTFRGVREHLERA, encoded by the coding sequence TTGACTCTCGATCTTTTTCCCCGAGTGGAACGCTCACCCCTGCAGTTCGAGAGCCGGACCAGGGCGCTGGGGTATCGGCTGATCGCCGGAGTGGACGAAGCTGGCCGGGGACCCCTGGCCGGCCCCGTGGTGGCAGCGGCAGTGATCCTGCCCGAGCAATTCGAGCTGCCCGGCCTCAACGATTCGAAGCAGTTGTCTGCGGCGGTTCGGCAGCGGCTCTTTTTCCAGATCAGGCAGCAGGCTGCAGTCGGCGTCGGCATTGTTGCAGCGGCCGAGATCGATGAGCTGAACATCCTGCAGGCAACCCTCAAGGCAATGAGCCTGGCAGTGCGCCGGTTGCGCCAGGCCGCCGACTATCTGCTCGTCGACGGTATCACGCCGGTCCCGCTACCCCTGCCGCAGAAAACCATCAGGCAGGGGGATGCCCGCTCTGCCTCGATTGCCGCCGCCTCGATCATGGCCAAGGTGGTCCGCGACCGGATGATGATCGCCTATGACCGGCTTTATCCCGGTTACGGTTTTGCCGGCCACAAGGGATATGGTTCCGCCCAGCATCTGGAGACGATCGCTCGCTTGGGGCCATCTCCTCTGCACCGCCGTACCTTCCGCGGTGTGCGCGAGCATCTGGAGCGGGCATGA
- a CDS encoding YraN family protein has product MTEERLSLGRWGEEEAARFLRRLGMTIVERNLRTPVGEIDIVARQGKTLVFVEVKTRRSDAFGTPQEAVGPTKQRQIIRTALWYMGDGKGRGMQPRFDVVAVRPERQGARVEHIINAFGL; this is encoded by the coding sequence ATGACCGAGGAGCGCCTGAGTCTTGGCCGCTGGGGGGAAGAGGAGGCCGCGCGTTTTTTACGGCGGCTCGGGATGACGATTGTCGAGCGCAATCTGCGTACCCCGGTGGGCGAGATCGATATTGTCGCTCGCCAGGGAAAGACCCTGGTCTTTGTCGAGGTCAAGACCCGGCGCAGCGATGCATTCGGCACGCCGCAGGAAGCTGTCGGACCGACCAAACAGCGGCAGATCATTCGTACTGCCCTCTGGTATATGGGGGACGGCAAGGGGAGGGGGATGCAGCCGCGCTTCGACGTGGTGGCGGTGCGACCAGAACGGCAGGGGGCGCGCGTGGAGCATATCATCAATGCTTTCGGCCTCTGA
- a CDS encoding NAD(+) synthase, translating to MVESLLSLGMVRIGVVAPELRVADVAFNEERICRAIEAAESQDCRFLLFPELCVTAYTCGDLFFQPLLIEQARQALRRITRATAGRRATVVVGAPVAQGGRLFNCGVFIASGRILGIIPKTFLPNTQEFYEERWFSSSRELAADVLEWDGQMIPFGPDLLFRAESMPDCVVGVEICEDAWSVEPPSGRMAMRGATLLLNLSASPELLGKEEYRRALVLSQSARCLAVYAYASAGPGESSTDLVYSGHSLIAENGLLLAETERFRFDTQLAVADIDIERLVGERRKNNTYGASRTDGSFRFIPFPLPDAAADRLRRPVSATPFVPSAEEERTHRCQEIFSLQVTGLAKRLLHTGGTKAVLGISGGLDSTLALLVTTKAFDKLGLDHRGIVAVTMPGFGTTARTRGNAERLAQLLGVSLRVIPINAAVRQHFADIGHREEVHDITFENAQARERTQILMDVANQVGGLVIGTGDLSELALGWCTYNADHMSMYGVNAGVPKTLVRYLVSWCAEAEFTGETAAVLSDICATPVSPELLPPNEYGEIGQMTEDHIGPYRLHDFFLYHVVRLQFAPRKVLRLAREAFAGEFSAAEIHLWLETFYRRFFSQQFKRSCLPDGPKVGSVALSPRGDWRMPSDASVALWLADLEGLKEDM from the coding sequence ATGGTGGAGTCTCTGTTATCTCTGGGGATGGTCAGGATCGGGGTGGTCGCGCCCGAACTGCGAGTGGCCGATGTCGCCTTCAACGAAGAGCGCATCTGCCGGGCGATCGAGGCTGCCGAATCCCAGGACTGCCGCTTTCTGCTTTTTCCTGAACTCTGCGTTACCGCTTATACCTGCGGCGACCTCTTCTTTCAGCCGCTGCTGATCGAGCAGGCGCGGCAGGCACTGCGCCGGATTACCCGGGCGACGGCCGGCCGCCGGGCGACCGTGGTGGTCGGAGCTCCGGTGGCCCAGGGGGGGCGGTTGTTCAACTGCGGCGTTTTCATTGCCTCCGGGCGTATCCTTGGCATCATTCCCAAAACATTTCTTCCCAATACCCAAGAGTTCTACGAGGAGCGCTGGTTCTCTTCGTCCCGAGAGCTTGCGGCTGACGTTCTCGAGTGGGACGGACAGATGATCCCCTTTGGCCCGGATCTGCTCTTTCGGGCCGAGTCAATGCCTGACTGTGTCGTCGGCGTCGAAATCTGCGAGGACGCCTGGTCGGTCGAACCGCCGAGCGGCCGGATGGCGATGCGGGGGGCGACGCTTCTGCTGAATCTATCGGCCAGCCCCGAGTTGCTGGGCAAGGAGGAGTACCGGCGCGCCCTCGTCCTCTCCCAGTCGGCCCGCTGCCTGGCGGTTTACGCCTATGCTTCGGCCGGCCCCGGCGAGTCAAGCACCGATCTGGTCTACTCCGGCCATTCCCTGATTGCCGAAAACGGCCTGCTGCTGGCCGAGACGGAACGCTTTCGTTTCGACACCCAGTTGGCTGTCGCCGACATCGATATTGAGCGCCTGGTCGGGGAGCGACGGAAGAACAACACCTACGGCGCCAGCCGAACCGATGGTTCTTTCCGGTTCATTCCATTCCCCCTGCCGGATGCCGCCGCCGATCGTCTTCGGCGCCCTGTCTCCGCTACCCCCTTCGTCCCGTCTGCAGAAGAGGAAAGAACCCACCGCTGCCAGGAGATTTTCTCCCTGCAGGTCACCGGGCTGGCCAAAAGGCTGCTGCACACCGGGGGAACGAAGGCGGTACTCGGCATTTCAGGCGGGCTCGACTCGACCCTCGCCCTGCTGGTGACGACCAAGGCCTTCGACAAGCTGGGGCTCGACCATCGCGGCATCGTCGCCGTGACCATGCCCGGCTTCGGCACCACGGCGCGCACCCGGGGCAACGCCGAGCGTCTGGCACAACTGCTCGGCGTGAGCTTGCGGGTGATCCCGATCAACGCGGCAGTGCGCCAGCATTTTGCCGACATCGGCCACCGCGAGGAGGTGCATGACATCACCTTCGAGAATGCCCAGGCCCGGGAGCGCACCCAGATCCTCATGGATGTGGCGAACCAGGTCGGCGGTCTGGTGATAGGCACCGGCGATCTCTCTGAACTCGCCCTCGGCTGGTGCACCTACAACGCCGACCATATGTCGATGTACGGCGTCAATGCCGGGGTGCCCAAGACCCTGGTGCGCTACCTCGTTTCCTGGTGCGCCGAGGCGGAGTTCACCGGCGAAACCGCCGCCGTCCTCTCCGACATTTGCGCTACCCCGGTTTCCCCCGAACTGCTGCCGCCGAACGAATACGGCGAGATCGGCCAGATGACCGAAGACCATATCGGCCCGTACCGGCTGCACGACTTCTTCCTCTATCACGTCGTGCGCCTGCAGTTCGCTCCCCGTAAGGTCCTGCGACTGGCACGCGAGGCCTTCGCCGGCGAGTTCTCCGCTGCGGAGATCCATCTCTGGCTCGAGACCTTTTACCGCCGCTTCTTCTCCCAGCAGTTCAAGCGCTCCTGCCTGCCGGATGGCCCGAAGGTGGGTAGTGTGGCACTCTCGCCGCGTGGCGATTGGCGGATGCCGAGCGACGCCAGCGTGGCGTTATGGCTCGCGGACCTGGAAGGGTTGAAGGAGGATATGTAG